In a single window of the Aminomonas paucivorans DSM 12260 genome:
- the ftsH gene encoding ATP-dependent zinc metalloprotease FtsH produces MGKLAKNLGLYLVPIVLVVSLVNVFLTPNPSSNQAESLPYSDFIKAVEAGRVNRVSIEDNTLRGVLKDGKEFRSYAVGTGELAPRLVEKGVQVEVVPPQKTPWWANLMSSLFPTLLLIGAWIFILYNMQGGGSKVMNFAKSKAKLFLDNRPKVNFGDVAGCDEAKEELQEVVGFLKDPGRFARLGAKVPRGVLLLGAPGTGKTLLSRAVAGEADVPFFSISGSDFVEMFVGVGAARVRDLFEQARRYQPCIVFIDEIDAVGRHRGAGLGGGHDEREQTLNQLLVEMDGFEAGSGIILIAATNRPDILDPALLRPGRFDRHIVVDRPDVNGRLGILKVHIKDKKLDEQVNLDVIARRTPGFVGADLANLVNEAALLAGRRGKELLGMPEFEEAIDRVIAGPERKSRVISKKEREIIAYHESGHALIAKLTPGSDRVHKISIIPRGHKALGYTLQLPEEDRFLVSREEMMQRICVLLGGRVAESLVFGDVTTGAQNDLERATQMARQMVTEFGMSERLGPVTLGRKQHEVFLGRDIVEDRNYSEEIAYAIDQEVRRIVDECYARVKGMLEEHREKLEEITQLLLEQEVLEGEDLDRVLGNGDEVVAESPEKEDLPETGASPSEEPSPAAPRRGLAVDPEPA; encoded by the coding sequence TTGGGCAAGTTAGCCAAGAACCTAGGGCTCTACCTGGTGCCGATCGTGCTTGTGGTGAGCCTGGTAAATGTGTTTCTGACCCCGAACCCCAGTAGCAATCAGGCGGAATCGCTGCCGTACAGCGATTTCATCAAGGCCGTCGAGGCTGGACGGGTGAACCGGGTTTCCATCGAAGACAACACGCTCCGCGGAGTTCTCAAGGACGGCAAGGAGTTCCGCTCCTACGCGGTGGGCACGGGGGAGTTGGCCCCGCGCCTGGTGGAGAAGGGCGTACAGGTGGAAGTGGTCCCTCCCCAGAAGACCCCCTGGTGGGCCAACCTGATGTCCTCTCTGTTCCCCACGCTGCTTCTCATCGGCGCCTGGATCTTCATCCTCTACAACATGCAGGGTGGAGGCAGCAAGGTGATGAACTTCGCCAAGAGCAAGGCGAAGCTGTTTTTGGATAATCGGCCGAAGGTGAACTTCGGCGATGTGGCGGGATGCGACGAGGCGAAGGAAGAACTTCAGGAAGTGGTGGGTTTCCTCAAGGACCCCGGGCGTTTTGCCAGGCTGGGTGCCAAGGTCCCCAGAGGGGTTCTCCTCCTGGGAGCCCCGGGAACGGGGAAGACCCTGCTCTCTCGGGCGGTGGCCGGGGAGGCGGATGTCCCCTTCTTCAGCATCAGCGGTTCCGACTTCGTGGAGATGTTCGTGGGGGTCGGCGCCGCGCGGGTGCGGGATCTCTTCGAGCAGGCCCGGCGCTACCAGCCCTGCATCGTCTTCATCGACGAGATTGACGCGGTGGGGCGCCATCGGGGCGCGGGGCTGGGGGGAGGACACGACGAAAGGGAACAGACCCTGAACCAGTTGCTGGTGGAGATGGACGGCTTCGAGGCTGGTTCCGGGATCATCCTCATCGCCGCCACCAACCGGCCGGACATCCTGGACCCGGCGCTTCTTCGCCCCGGACGCTTCGATCGCCACATCGTTGTGGATAGGCCGGACGTGAACGGTCGGTTGGGGATCCTCAAGGTCCACATCAAGGACAAGAAGCTTGACGAGCAGGTGAACCTGGACGTCATTGCCCGAAGGACCCCCGGTTTCGTGGGGGCGGATTTGGCGAACCTGGTGAACGAAGCGGCCCTCCTTGCCGGCAGGAGGGGCAAGGAGCTTCTGGGAATGCCTGAGTTTGAGGAGGCCATCGACCGGGTCATCGCGGGTCCGGAGAGAAAGTCCCGGGTCATCAGCAAGAAGGAACGGGAGATCATCGCCTACCATGAGTCCGGTCATGCGCTGATTGCCAAGCTGACCCCGGGAAGCGACCGGGTCCACAAGATCTCCATCATCCCCCGGGGGCACAAGGCTTTGGGGTACACCCTGCAGCTCCCGGAGGAGGATCGGTTCCTGGTCTCCCGGGAGGAAATGATGCAGCGAATCTGCGTCCTCCTGGGAGGACGGGTGGCGGAATCCCTGGTCTTCGGGGATGTGACCACCGGGGCGCAAAACGACCTGGAACGGGCCACCCAGATGGCTCGGCAGATGGTGACGGAGTTCGGCATGAGCGAACGCCTGGGCCCGGTCACCCTGGGCCGGAAGCAGCACGAGGTCTTCCTGGGGCGGGACATCGTGGAGGATCGGAACTACAGCGAAGAAATCGCCTACGCCATCGACCAGGAGGTCCGAAGGATCGTGGACGAGTGCTATGCCCGGGTGAAGGGCATGCTGGAAGAGCACCGGGAAAAACTGGAGGAGATCACCCAGCTTCTTCTGGAGCAGGAGGTCCTGGAGGGAGAAGATCTGGACCGGGTTCTGGGCAACGGAGACGAGGTAGTCGCCGAGTCTCCGGAGAAGGAGGACCTCCCGGAGACGGGAGCATCGCCCTCCGAAGAGCCCTCCCCCGCGGCCCCCAGGCGCGGGCTGGCCGTCGACCCCGAACCGGCCTGA